The Nitrospirota bacterium genome contains the following window.
GCTCACGTAAAGGCGGCAGGTGAATCTTTATCTCATTCAAACGGTAATAGAGATCTTCCCTGAATGTCCCCTTTTCCACCATCTTCTTCAGGTCTTTATTTGTAGCTGCAATAATGCGAACGTCAACATGTATAAACTTTGTACCGCCAACGCGTTTAAAAACGCCATCCTGAAGCACGCGGAGAAGTTTTGTCTGGAGTGCAGGGCTTGTATCACCGACTTCGTCCAAGAGAAAAGTACCGCCGTCAGACAATTCAAAAAGCCCCTTTTTTTGGACAATTGCACCTGTAAAAGCGCCTTTTTCATGGCCAAACAGTTCGGACTCCAGGAGGTTTTCACTAAAGGCACTGCAATTTTCTGCAATGAAGGCCTTGTCTCTGCGAGGGCTGTTAAAATGAACTATCCGGGCTATCATTTCCTTGCCGGTCCCGCTTTCACCGAGCAGGAGTACAGTGCTGTCGCTTGGTATAATCTTTTCAAGAGTCCCGAATATTCTCAAAAGAGGGGCGCTTTTCCCTACGACACTGGAGAAATCGAATTTTTTCTGCATCTCCATCAGAGGGTTTGGGTGCTCCTCTTTGGTTATCTCCCTCTGGTAGCTTACCATCTCTTCGACCATGGTCTGCAGCAAGCCTTTAAATACCTCTAATTTCTCTGAAGTAACAACGGGGACATCTCTCAGCTTGTTTTCATACTCAACGGCATCTATACCTAATTGCAGTGCATCATTCGTAAGGTCGTCAATCTCCTTATCGCCCAGCGTACGATCCACAACTCCAACAGCCATTACATATCCCAGGCAGTTCTCACTGTTAAGAATCGGGACTATAAGTCCCGTGAGGCCTGAAGGGCATTTGTCTATGACAGGTTGTCTCGTTTCTAATGTTTCAGATGTGAGTTTCTTAATCCAGTTGTTGCAGGCTTGTTTACCGAGGGGTGATTGTTCAACAAAATTGCAGAGCGAGGCATCAGATTTGTAAACGCTTCTAATCTCCTGGCCAATGCTGTTGTAGTAGTGGATATTAAATCCCCAGTTGTTGCACACCTCAACGAGTTTTTTGCTTATCCTTAACCCTAATACTTTTTCCCAGAAGAGCTCCATAGGAGGGAAGTAGCTCCTTTTAATTGGATTATTTTTTTGAAGTGCTAATAGTTAACTTAACTATATTACTCTACATGTTGTGATAATGTCAATAATAGAAAAACATAATAAAAAAGAGAAGATAAGAATGGAATAGTTCTGATTTGGGTTAGATGGTCTATTGGTATAGTTGTGTATTAATTTCACATACTTGCTTAATAAGCCTCCAGTTTTTCTCAGCTGAAATCAGTTCAACGCCAACTGTGTGCATATCGCTGGTCTCGCTGAACCTAACAGGTTTCCCCTCCAGCTCTATTGAGCCGATAACAGGCACATTCATTATTATGTTAATATGCCTGATGCTGTTCTGGTCTTCCGTCAGTGAGTCCAGAAATCCTACAAGAGCGCCGCTTTCACTTACATTCAGGAGTACACCCTGCTGTAGTTGACAACCTATGGATATTTCTATAGGAATATTTGTTTTGACACGCTTGTATTTCCTCAACTCTTTGGTTATGACAGGAACCTCATTTGTTCCCTCTATTGCCTCCTCTTCAGATCCCAGAATAGGAATTACATGCGTCTTGTTGTGTTGCTCAAAGATGTCCCTGCAATTGGTATTCATGTGGAAAATCTTGGTAATAAGACCGCTTTCAAGGCCTGATAGAATAGCAAAGACCCCAAGAGAATCTATAGATGAGACACCCTGAAAGTTCAGGACTGCACTTGAAATACCTGATTCCCGCAACTGGCGCAGTTCATCTTTAAGATGAACTGCCCTGCTTCCAATAAGCTTTCCATATAAATCCAGTATGGCTATGTTGCCCTTTTTGCGTACTGAAAAAGGTAGATTGTCACTCATAAACTTATTTGGTGGCTCTGAAAATTCCACCCTCCTGTAAAATAAATAAACTATTGATGGTTAAAGCTTGCAAATTATATACCTAATCGCAGGTGTGTCCATGAAGTGATGTCTCAGCTGATGTGGTTAAAAAATTGAAAATGTATAGGTATAAATAAATGTCCAAATTATAATCATAAAAAAGAAGATTGTCAAGCCAAGTTTTAATCTGCTATCAAAATAAAGGCGGGAAGGATAGCGTGTCCGCTCCCGACTTTAGCAAAATATACCAGAAGGAGGTGCAGCAGGAGTATATATTTGATCTCTGGCTCTATCACCTTGTTTTTAAACCTTGGATTATCAAAGATATAATGTGAAAATTTCGTAGCAACAAAGATTGCGATGAAAGTTGATGCAATAATGAATTTTCCGACCTCGGTCTGCGACAGGTTGGTTTCAACAGGGGCAGAGTAAACAACAGCGATTGATGTTTCAGAGAGTGTTGTCCCGGCTATAAGGGATGCATGCAGGATCCATTGAGACCCCTACCTT
Protein-coding sequences here:
- a CDS encoding sigma 54-interacting transcriptional regulator, which produces MELFWEKVLGLRISKKLVEVCNNWGFNIHYYNSIGQEIRSVYKSDASLCNFVEQSPLGKQACNNWIKKLTSETLETRQPVIDKCPSGLTGLIVPILNSENCLGYVMAVGVVDRTLGDKEIDDLTNDALQLGIDAVEYENKLRDVPVVTSEKLEVFKGLLQTMVEEMVSYQREITKEEHPNPLMEMQKKFDFSSVVGKSAPLLRIFGTLEKIIPSDSTVLLLGESGTGKEMIARIVHFNSPRRDKAFIAENCSAFSENLLESELFGHEKGAFTGAIVQKKGLFELSDGGTFLLDEVGDTSPALQTKLLRVLQDGVFKRVGGTKFIHVDVRIIAATNKDLKKMVEKGTFREDLYYRLNEIKIHLPPLRERTEDVILLSNYFLTKFCTERNIPVKQLSEEVLEYFSNYSWPGNVRELQNEIKRTTLLSGFDTVIHRKLISPNIVEEVEKKSYLKKPKASGTLKSIVENIERDVIREGLERTSWNKSKLARELGISRKNLILKVIKYGLEKVEKKRRS